The following coding sequences are from one Scomber japonicus isolate fScoJap1 chromosome 3, fScoJap1.pri, whole genome shotgun sequence window:
- the LOC128355734 gene encoding adenosine receptor A1-like: MTSTLPPSKALYIGMEVVIAVSSVIGNVMVVWAVRINRSLRDTTFCFIVSLALADIAVGALVIPLAITISIGLKTHFYSCLLVACTVLVLTQSSILALLAIAIDRYLRVKIPMSYKRVVTPRRAGTAVLLCWVVSIIVGLTPMLGWNNLQRLRDNGSLLTDDLQVICEFETVISMDYMVYFNFFGWVLPPLLLMLAIYVEIFYMIHKQLNKKVTASHADPSRYFGKELKLAKSLALVLFLFAVSWLPLHILNCITLFCPACDKPVFLIYIAIILTHGNSAVNPIVYAFRIKKFRTAFRKIWKLYVLCQDPVGRLPQRGSQRGQSHERRLRQNDDDDDDV; this comes from the exons ATGACTTCGACTCTACCTCCTTCTAAAGCCCTCTACATCGGGATGGAGGTGGTGATCGCCGTGTCCTCTGTCATCGGTAACGTGATGGTGGTCTGGGCTGTGCGTATTAACCGGTCTCTGAGGGACACCACGTTTTGTTTCATCGTCTCACTGGCCTTGGCTGACATTGCGGTCGGGGCTCTTGTCATCCCGCTCGCTATAACCATCAGCATCGGACTTAAGACGCACTTCTACAGTTGCTTGCTGGTCGCCTGCACAGTGCTCGTCCTCACACAAAGTTCCATCCTGGCGCTGCTGGCCATCGCCATCGACCGCTATCTGAGAGTCAAAATACCCATGAG CTACAAACGGGTGGTGACCCCTCGGCGAGCTGGCACGGCCGTGTTGCTGTGTTGGGTGGTGTCCATCATAGTGGGCCTCACGCCCATGTTGGGCTGGAATAACCTGCAGCGTCTCCGTGACAATGGTTCCCTGCTCACTGATGACCTCCAGGTGATCTGCGAGTTTGAGACGGTCATCAGCATGGACTACATGGTCTACTTCAACTTCTTTGGCTGGGTGCTGCCTCCTTTGCTCCTTATGCTTGCCATCTATGTTGAGATTTTCTACATGATCCACAAGCAGCTCAATAAGAAG GTGACAGCTAGCCATGCAGACCCCAGTCGTTACTTTGGTAAGGAGCTCAAGTTGGCCAAATCCCTCGCCCTCGTTCTTTTCCTCTTCGCAGTCAGCTGGCTTCCCCTTCACATCCTCAACTGCATCACCCTCTTTTGCCCTGCCTGCGACAAGCCAGTGTTCCTCATTTATATCGCCATCATCCTCACCCATGGCAACTCAGCTGTCAATCCCATTGTTTACGCTTTCCGCATCAAGAAATTCCGCACGGCTTTCCGGAAAATCTGGAAACTGTACGTGCTTTGTCAGGATCCAGTTGGTCGGCTTCCTCAAAGAGGTAGCCAGAGAGGACAGAGTCATGAGAGGAGGCTGAGGCAGAATGATGACGACGACGATGACGTGTGA